A region of Lycium barbarum isolate Lr01 chromosome 1, ASM1917538v2, whole genome shotgun sequence DNA encodes the following proteins:
- the LOC132616653 gene encoding uncharacterized protein LOC132616653, with product MDPSLLILTLSICFCFLAISVQSQQNVSPLSPPPSSPQPPPPRQQNHHHPPPPKPLLSAPKSTTSDSKDSNHNKNNDKKHHTLKKKPKWGKKLGFMFVGAAGILQVCVLVFLLIKRRQLLKAERNI from the coding sequence ATGGATCCATCATTGTTGATCTTAACTTTGAGTATTTGCTTTTGTTTCCTTGCTATTTCCGTACAATCTCAACAAAATGTGAGTCCTttatcaccaccaccatcatcaccACAACCTCCTCCGCCACGTCAGCAGAATCACCATCATCCACCACCTCCAAAACCTTTGCTTTCTGCTCCAAAATCGACAACCTCGGATAGTAAAGACTCGAACCACAATAAAAATAACGATAAAAAGCACCATACATTGAAAAAGAAGCCAAAATGGGGGAAGAAACTAGGATTTATGTTTGTGGGTGCTGCTGGGATATTGCAGGTGTGTGTGCTGGTGTTCTTGCTaatcaagagaagacaattgTTAAAGGCTGAAAGGAACATTtga